Proteins encoded within one genomic window of Bacteroides sedimenti:
- a CDS encoding bifunctional response regulator/alkaline phosphatase family protein yields the protein MKKDHLLWVDDEIDLLKPHVLFLQSKGYEVSTVTNGQDALDLCRETTFDLIFLDENMPGLSGLETLSLIKEICPTVPVIMITKSEEEDIMDMAIGSKIADYLIKPVNPNQILLSLKKNLHKKEILTEVANTGYQQNFGKIGMQINDSFTFSDWMEVYKRLVYWELELEASESNMTEMLSMQKTEANSAFTKFIKKNYLDWIANPEERPVMSPDIFKKKIFPLLDAGEKVFFIVLDNFRYDQWRVLSNELADSFNFEEELYYSILPTATQYSRNAIFSGLMPNKIAEMFPDLWVDEDEEEGKNLNEAPLIQTHIERYRRKHTFSYHKINDSAGVEKLVNSMDRLKNNDLNVVVLNFIDMLSHARTESKMVRELASTEAAYRSITLSWFRHSSVKDLFRALAATDYKIIITTDHGTIRVDNPVKVVGDRNTNTNLRYKLGKSLGYNAKQVFEIKDPKKAQLPSPNVSTSYIFAGGRDFFAYPNNYNYYVSYYTNTFQHGGISMEEMIIPLIGMQSKKR from the coding sequence ATGAAAAAAGATCATTTACTCTGGGTGGACGATGAAATAGACTTGCTGAAACCGCATGTGCTCTTTTTGCAAAGCAAAGGGTACGAGGTAAGTACGGTGACCAACGGGCAGGATGCGCTCGACCTTTGCCGGGAGACTACATTCGATCTTATTTTCCTGGATGAAAATATGCCCGGACTTAGCGGCCTGGAAACCCTTTCGCTGATTAAAGAGATTTGTCCTACTGTGCCGGTGATTATGATTACCAAAAGCGAAGAGGAAGATATCATGGATATGGCGATTGGTTCAAAAATAGCCGATTACCTCATAAAACCGGTAAACCCTAATCAGATATTGCTAAGTTTGAAAAAGAATCTGCATAAAAAAGAGATTCTTACTGAGGTGGCTAATACCGGGTATCAACAAAACTTCGGAAAGATTGGAATGCAGATAAACGATTCGTTTACCTTTTCTGACTGGATGGAAGTATATAAACGGTTGGTTTATTGGGAACTTGAACTAGAGGCGTCTGAAAGCAACATGACGGAAATGCTGAGTATGCAGAAAACAGAGGCAAACAGTGCATTCACCAAATTTATCAAGAAGAACTATCTTGATTGGATTGCTAATCCGGAAGAACGTCCCGTGATGAGTCCTGATATTTTCAAGAAAAAGATATTCCCGCTGCTCGATGCAGGCGAGAAGGTCTTTTTTATTGTACTCGATAATTTTAGATACGATCAGTGGCGAGTGCTGAGTAATGAGTTGGCCGATTCGTTCAACTTTGAAGAAGAGCTGTATTACAGTATTTTACCTACTGCAACTCAGTACTCCCGTAACGCCATTTTTTCCGGGTTGATGCCCAACAAAATAGCCGAGATGTTTCCCGATCTTTGGGTAGATGAAGATGAAGAGGAAGGAAAGAACCTGAATGAAGCACCGCTGATTCAGACACATATTGAGCGCTATCGCCGCAAGCATACCTTTTCTTACCACAAGATTAATGATTCGGCAGGTGTTGAAAAACTTGTAAATTCAATGGATCGATTGAAGAATAATGACCTGAATGTTGTAGTACTGAATTTTATCGATATGCTCTCGCATGCCCGTACCGAGTCAAAAATGGTACGTGAGCTGGCCTCTACGGAAGCAGCTTATCGTTCTATAACTCTTTCCTGGTTCCGCCACTCTTCTGTGAAAGACTTGTTCAGAGCATTGGCAGCAACAGATTATAAGATAATCATAACAACCGACCATGGAACGATACGAGTCGACAACCCGGTAAAGGTTGTAGGCGACCGCAACACCAATACAAATCTTAGATATAAGTTGGGCAAAAGCCTAGGATATAATGCCAAGCAGGTTTTTGAGATAAAAGATCCCAAAAAAGCGCAGCTCCCAAGCCCTAATGTGAGTACTTCTTATATCTTTGCAGGTGGAAGAGATTTCTTTGCTTATCCCAATAATTACAATTACTACGTATCCTATTATACAAATACGTTCCAGCACGGAGGTATTTCTATGGAAGAGATGATTATCCCTTTGATAGGCATGCAAAGTAAGAAACGATAA
- the tsaE gene encoding tRNA (adenosine(37)-N6)-threonylcarbamoyltransferase complex ATPase subunit type 1 TsaE has protein sequence MEIKIDSLDNIHEAARQFVAEMGDNTVFAFYGKMGAGKTTFIKAVCECLGVTDVINSPSFSIINEYRSASGELIYHFDFYRINKMEEAFDFGYEDYFYCGAICFIEWPELIDELLPYDCVKVTINEQEDGSRLVSF, from the coding sequence ATGGAAATTAAGATTGATTCTTTAGACAACATTCATGAGGCTGCCCGCCAATTTGTTGCAGAAATGGGTGATAATACTGTTTTTGCTTTCTACGGGAAAATGGGTGCCGGGAAGACAACCTTTATCAAAGCCGTTTGTGAGTGCTTAGGAGTGACCGATGTAATAAACTCTCCCTCATTTTCAATTATTAATGAATACCGCTCAGCGAGTGGAGAATTGATTTATCATTTTGATTTCTACCGCATCAACAAAATGGAAGAAGCTTTCGATTTTGGTTATGAAGATTACTTTTATTGCGGTGCGATTTGTTTTATCGAATGGCCCGAACTGATTGATGAACTGCTTCCTTACGATTGTGTAAAGGTGACTATCAACGAGCAGGAAGACGGCAGTCGTTTAGTTTCATTTTAA
- a CDS encoding immunity 17 family protein, whose translation MWAKYFVQGLFALAGIISFLAALLDWNWFFSSQNIQFLVRNVGRRWARIIYGIFGLILIGASAFIFCFKGKS comes from the coding sequence ATGTGGGCGAAATATTTTGTACAAGGACTTTTTGCGTTGGCAGGAATCATCTCTTTCCTGGCAGCGCTCCTTGACTGGAACTGGTTTTTCTCGTCTCAGAACATCCAGTTCTTGGTGCGGAACGTAGGGCGCAGATGGGCACGCATCATTTACGGTATTTTTGGACTGATACTAATAGGAGCTTCTGCTTTTATATTCTGTTTCAAAGGCAAATCCTGA
- the rsgA gene encoding ribosome small subunit-dependent GTPase A: protein MRGLVIKNTGSWYQVKTEDGRLVECKIKGNFRLKGIRSTNPIAVGDNVHIIINQEGTAFISEIEDRKNYIIRRASNLSKQSHILAANLDQCLLVVTVNYPETSTTFIDRFLASAEAYQVPVKLVFNKVDAYDEDELRYLDGLINLYTYIGYPCFKVSAINGEGIEEVRKSMEGKITLFSGHSGVGKSTLINALVPGLELRTAEISAYHKKGMHTTTFSEMFPVPGNGYIIDTPGIKGFGTFDMKDEEVSHYFREIFQISDKCKYNNCTHRQEPGCAVRDAVEQHLISESRYNSYLNILEDKEEGKYRSAY from the coding sequence GTGCGCGGATTAGTTATCAAGAACACAGGAAGCTGGTACCAGGTTAAAACGGAAGACGGACGTTTGGTAGAGTGCAAAATCAAAGGAAATTTCCGCCTTAAGGGAATCAGAAGCACCAACCCCATTGCCGTTGGAGATAACGTACATATTATCATTAATCAGGAAGGTACAGCTTTTATCAGTGAGATTGAGGATCGCAAAAACTACATCATCCGCCGCGCCTCCAACCTATCCAAGCAATCGCATATCCTTGCAGCCAATCTGGACCAGTGTCTGCTGGTGGTTACCGTAAATTACCCCGAAACATCTACCACATTTATCGACCGTTTCCTTGCTTCCGCCGAAGCTTACCAGGTTCCTGTCAAACTCGTTTTCAACAAGGTGGATGCATACGATGAAGATGAGCTGCGCTATCTGGACGGACTTATCAACCTTTACACCTATATCGGCTATCCCTGCTTCAAGGTTTCTGCCATCAACGGCGAAGGAATCGAAGAAGTAAGAAAGTCGATGGAAGGTAAGATTACCCTTTTCTCCGGACATTCCGGCGTTGGGAAATCAACTCTTATTAATGCGCTGGTTCCGGGACTGGAACTGAGAACCGCCGAGATATCAGCCTATCACAAGAAAGGAATGCACACTACCACTTTCTCAGAGATGTTTCCCGTTCCGGGCAATGGATATATTATCGATACTCCAGGCATCAAAGGCTTTGGTACCTTCGACATGAAAGATGAAGAGGTAAGCCACTACTTCCGCGAAATATTCCAAATATCTGATAAATGCAAATACAACAATTGCACCCACCGTCAGGAACCGGGATGCGCTGTACGCGATGCAGTTGAACAACACCTTATCAGCGAATCGCGCTACAACTCTTACCTTAATATTCTGGAAGATAAGGAAGAAGGGAAATACCGTTCGGCTTACTAA
- a CDS encoding metal ABC transporter permease: MELLQYTFFQNALLGGLFASIACGIIGTYIVTRRLVFISGGLTHASFGGVGIGLYLGIAPLISATIFSVLSAFGVNWLSKRKDMREDSAIAVFWTMGMALGIIFTFLSPGFAPDLSAFLFGNILTVNTVDILMLVSLSIALALFFFFFLHPIIYVAFDREFARSQGLPVAFIEYTLMMFIALTIVACLRMVGIVLVLSLLTIPQMTANLFTHKFKSIIWISILIGYMGCLGGLFISYFLNVPSGASIIFFSIIIYVICKVARSFFIHLQKQ, translated from the coding sequence ATGGAATTGCTTCAATATACTTTTTTTCAGAATGCGTTGTTGGGAGGATTGTTTGCCAGCATAGCCTGTGGAATTATCGGAACCTATATCGTTACCCGGCGACTGGTCTTTATCAGTGGAGGGTTGACGCATGCCTCATTCGGAGGGGTGGGCATCGGACTATATCTTGGTATTGCGCCGCTTATTTCGGCAACCATCTTTTCTGTGCTATCAGCTTTTGGCGTGAACTGGCTCAGTAAAAGAAAAGACATGCGCGAAGACTCGGCTATTGCAGTTTTCTGGACCATGGGGATGGCGCTGGGAATCATCTTTACTTTTCTATCTCCCGGATTTGCCCCCGACCTTTCGGCCTTTCTGTTTGGGAACATTCTTACAGTCAACACGGTCGATATCCTGATGCTTGTCTCTTTATCTATTGCTCTGGCACTCTTCTTTTTCTTTTTCCTTCATCCGATAATCTATGTGGCTTTCGACAGGGAATTTGCCCGTTCTCAAGGTTTGCCGGTAGCATTTATTGAATATACCCTGATGATGTTCATTGCACTCACCATTGTGGCATGTCTTCGTATGGTAGGAATCGTGCTGGTACTCTCGCTGCTTACTATTCCTCAGATGACAGCCAACCTGTTTACCCATAAATTCAAGTCAATTATCTGGATTTCCATCCTGATTGGATACATGGGATGTCTGGGTGGCCTGTTTATCTCCTATTTTCTGAATGTACCTTCGGGTGCATCCATCATTTTCTTCTCGATTATTATTTATGTGATTTGTAAGGTTGCGCGTAGCTTTTTTATACATTTGCAGAAACAATAA
- the frr gene encoding ribosome recycling factor, translating into MMDVNSCINDAQEKMDMAIMYLDESLAHIRAGKANTRILDGIRVDSYGSMVALNNVAAISTPDAKSIVIKPWDKSMFRVIEKAIIDSEVGIMPENNGEIIRLGIPPLTEERRKTLAKQAAKDAENAKISVRNARREGIDHLKKLQKDGLAEDEVKDAEVRLQKVHDKYIKKVDEMFAAKEKEIMTV; encoded by the coding sequence ATGATGGACGTAAACAGTTGTATTAACGATGCACAAGAAAAGATGGACATGGCTATCATGTACCTTGATGAGTCATTAGCACACATTCGTGCAGGAAAAGCTAACACACGAATTCTTGATGGTATCCGTGTGGATTCTTACGGAAGCATGGTTGCGCTTAATAATGTGGCTGCAATCAGCACTCCGGATGCTAAAAGCATTGTAATCAAGCCTTGGGATAAAAGCATGTTTCGCGTAATCGAAAAAGCCATTATTGATTCAGAAGTAGGAATTATGCCTGAAAACAACGGAGAAATCATCCGTCTGGGAATACCGCCTCTTACAGAAGAACGACGCAAAACTCTGGCTAAGCAGGCTGCCAAAGATGCTGAAAACGCAAAAATCAGTGTTCGTAATGCCCGTCGGGAAGGAATTGATCATCTGAAGAAACTTCAGAAAGATGGTCTGGCAGAAGATGAAGTAAAAGATGCGGAAGTTCGTCTGCAGAAGGTTCACGACAAGTATATCAAGAAAGTGGACGAAATGTTTGCTGCAAAAGAAAAAGAGATTATGACCGTATAA
- a CDS encoding APC family permease, translated as MNNNKYGTYKFGLTTASAFVIANMIGTGVFTSLGFQLMGTTNMTSILILWLLGGVIALCGALVYGELGAVMPRSGGEYHYLRVIYNRKLGFMAGWASLIVGFAAPVALACMALSGYLAKVFPVLNPISVGLLVLTLVTVVHAYDVKMGGAVQRLFTFFKILVILGFIICGLVMPVKCQSLSVSLSEFSWGDIFSTGFAVSLVWVYYSYSGWNASAYMANEIKNPKRTIPRSLFISTLVVTLLYLLINAVFMLSTPVNEMTGQLEVGLISAQHIFGQTLGNLMGLLIALLLISSISSMVFLGPRVSQVMGEDTYILRQLARKSERGTPFVAIWVQYFISALLIITNSFELVTKYTGITLSFFALMTVTGVFVHRHRYPQVERPYRTWGYPVTPVIFILLILWSIVYLVREDFIQTFIEGKQKAMWMTLMSMATLLSGALIYRLNRWVLYKKLIYKLSYDKNES; from the coding sequence ATGAATAACAACAAATACGGCACGTACAAGTTCGGACTAACCACTGCTTCAGCTTTTGTCATTGCAAACATGATTGGTACAGGGGTATTTACTTCTCTGGGGTTTCAGCTTATGGGAACCACCAACATGACCTCCATCCTGATTCTTTGGTTACTGGGCGGTGTCATTGCTCTTTGCGGTGCTTTGGTATATGGAGAACTGGGGGCTGTAATGCCACGTTCGGGAGGAGAATACCATTATCTGCGGGTTATCTATAACCGTAAGCTGGGTTTTATGGCGGGATGGGCTTCCTTGATAGTCGGATTTGCCGCACCAGTAGCACTGGCCTGTATGGCTCTGAGCGGATATCTGGCAAAGGTTTTCCCGGTTCTCAACCCAATAAGTGTGGGACTGTTGGTATTAACCTTAGTCACAGTCGTTCATGCCTACGATGTTAAGATGGGCGGCGCCGTGCAACGTTTATTTACCTTTTTCAAGATTCTCGTAATCCTGGGATTTATTATCTGCGGATTGGTTATGCCGGTTAAATGCCAGAGTCTATCGGTTTCTCTCTCTGAGTTTTCCTGGGGAGACATCTTCTCAACAGGTTTTGCCGTTTCGCTGGTCTGGGTTTATTACTCCTACTCCGGATGGAACGCTTCAGCCTATATGGCAAATGAAATCAAGAATCCAAAACGCACCATTCCTCGCTCTCTCTTTATCAGCACGTTGGTGGTGACACTGCTTTATCTGCTCATCAATGCCGTGTTCATGCTTTCTACCCCGGTAAACGAAATGACCGGACAGCTGGAAGTGGGATTGATTTCGGCACAACATATCTTTGGACAGACGTTAGGTAATTTGATGGGACTGCTCATTGCCCTGTTACTGATATCAAGCATCAGTTCCATGGTATTCCTCGGACCGCGTGTTTCTCAGGTTATGGGAGAAGACACCTACATTCTGCGTCAGCTTGCCAGAAAATCGGAACGCGGCACCCCTTTTGTCGCTATCTGGGTGCAATACTTTATCAGCGCATTGCTCATCATCACCAACTCTTTCGAGCTGGTGACCAAATATACAGGAATCACCCTCTCCTTTTTCGCCCTGATGACAGTAACCGGTGTCTTTGTACATCGTCATCGTTATCCGCAAGTCGAGCGACCATACAGAACCTGGGGATACCCCGTCACACCGGTTATCTTTATTCTGTTGATTCTCTGGTCGATTGTCTACCTGGTTCGTGAAGATTTCATCCAGACTTTTATCGAAGGAAAGCAAAAAGCGATGTGGATGACCCTTATGAGCATGGCAACACTCCTTTCGGGTGCACTTATTTACCGACTTAACAGATGGGTGCTTTATAAAAAGTTAATATACAAATTAAGTTATGATAAGAATGAAAGCTAA
- a CDS encoding tetratricopeptide repeat protein gives MKRLNTGRLDKKGIYLTGSMLLLMVISGCSVKKNTAGSRFYHAFTTRYNVYFNGNEAYKEGLMAIETGNKDNYLEMFPLYPIENKKTVGLGSGNFDRAIEKAQKAIKVHSIKKKPDRKVGKKSAKEKRWLAQKEYNPFLHNAWMLMGKAQYNKGQFLEAASTFSYITRLYDTNPQVMSEAKIWLSQCYSQMDWFYDADDVLSKLNNDTLPSKLLPAYSAAYGSYLLRQKRYKEAIPYLKTIIKNEKRKKQKAREYYLLGQVYQELGDNSNAYAAFGKVAAQNPPYEMEFNARIKQTEVLPVSDARRTIKKLHGMARSSKNKEYLEQVYYAIGNVYISLKDTTQAIKQYEKGAKESTRNGLEKGVLLLRLGDLYWNRLDYVKAQTAYKEAIGLVNKEYPGYEKLNKRSEVLDELVKYVVNVQLQDSLQHLASLSDAERRNAVDKIIQEVKRKEEAERKEAELQELMLKREEAMDGQPQRNTQPVQKAINTGDKSWYFYNQQLVTQGKSDFQRKWGRRKLEDNWRRRNKTVISNNEIAETNYNEETKSDTTRITEKGKGGLQDTLVTDNKNPEFYLQQIPLTEKAMQESNDILSDGLFNMGLIYKDKLEDYPAAQRTFSRLYTQFPQFGQLDVAYYNLYLMNLRLNKVSETAFYKEKLMKEFPQSKYSMTVGDPDYAYNMTHGKHLEDSLYAETYAAYQQGNFTKVKNNYETARTKYAMGQHMPKFMFLNAIGQLQSGEQKEFMASLKEIVEKYPKNEITDLAANIVKGLQEGRLLAKGSTSFGSIWERRKSQIGEGIAAADTMLPKFTAERNTPFIFILAYEEGKVNENLLLYEMARYNFSNFIVKNFDLSFVKEQGIGMLQVKEFTNFDEAYYYIRLLYKDKEMAKKLSGMRAVIISKQNYDLLSKYYSFDDYQEFYQKNFSGIPELNIKGYTLDEPVFEENNNTEEEQE, from the coding sequence GTGAAACGTTTAAATACTGGTAGATTGGATAAAAAAGGGATATATCTCACCGGAAGCATGTTGTTGCTGATGGTTATTTCAGGCTGTTCTGTAAAAAAGAATACGGCTGGTTCCCGTTTTTATCATGCCTTTACAACCCGTTATAATGTCTATTTTAATGGTAATGAGGCCTACAAAGAAGGACTAATGGCCATTGAGACCGGAAACAAAGACAACTATCTGGAGATGTTTCCGCTTTATCCTATCGAAAATAAAAAAACAGTAGGGCTGGGAAGTGGTAATTTTGACCGGGCTATAGAGAAGGCACAAAAGGCAATCAAAGTACATTCCATCAAGAAAAAGCCTGATCGTAAGGTCGGAAAGAAGAGTGCTAAAGAGAAACGTTGGCTGGCACAGAAAGAGTATAATCCTTTCTTGCATAACGCCTGGATGCTGATGGGGAAAGCTCAATATAACAAAGGACAGTTCTTGGAGGCTGCTTCTACATTTTCATATATCACCCGTTTGTATGATACCAATCCTCAAGTGATGAGTGAAGCGAAAATCTGGCTTTCACAGTGTTATTCGCAAATGGATTGGTTTTACGATGCCGACGATGTGCTCTCTAAACTGAATAATGACACTCTTCCTTCGAAGTTGTTACCGGCTTATTCGGCAGCGTATGGTAGTTATCTTCTCCGACAGAAAAGGTACAAAGAGGCTATTCCATATCTGAAGACTATCATCAAAAACGAGAAACGAAAGAAGCAAAAGGCCAGGGAGTATTATCTGCTTGGTCAAGTCTATCAGGAACTTGGTGACAATTCAAATGCTTATGCTGCATTTGGAAAGGTGGCTGCACAAAACCCTCCTTATGAGATGGAATTCAACGCCCGTATTAAACAAACCGAGGTCCTTCCGGTTTCAGATGCACGCAGAACAATTAAGAAACTGCATGGAATGGCTCGTAGCAGTAAGAACAAAGAGTATTTGGAACAGGTATATTATGCAATAGGAAATGTATATATTTCTCTGAAAGATACGACACAAGCCATCAAGCAATACGAAAAAGGAGCGAAGGAGAGTACACGGAATGGCCTTGAGAAAGGGGTATTACTTCTTAGATTAGGAGACCTCTACTGGAACCGCCTTGATTATGTGAAAGCGCAGACTGCCTATAAAGAGGCAATAGGGCTGGTCAATAAAGAATATCCCGGATATGAAAAGCTGAATAAACGTTCGGAAGTGCTCGACGAACTGGTGAAGTATGTAGTCAATGTACAGTTACAGGACAGTTTGCAGCACTTGGCCTCATTGAGCGATGCCGAAAGAAGAAATGCTGTTGATAAAATTATTCAGGAGGTAAAGCGGAAGGAAGAGGCTGAACGGAAAGAAGCCGAGTTGCAGGAGCTGATGCTAAAGCGGGAAGAGGCTATGGATGGTCAGCCCCAGCGGAACACTCAGCCTGTGCAGAAAGCTATTAACACCGGAGATAAATCGTGGTATTTCTATAATCAACAATTGGTAACACAAGGAAAGAGTGATTTTCAGCGCAAATGGGGACGCCGGAAACTGGAAGATAACTGGCGCAGAAGAAACAAAACGGTAATATCCAACAACGAAATTGCAGAGACTAATTATAACGAGGAGACTAAGAGTGATACAACCCGGATTACAGAAAAAGGAAAAGGGGGCTTGCAGGATACTTTGGTAACTGATAACAAGAATCCTGAGTTTTACCTACAGCAGATACCTCTTACCGAAAAGGCAATGCAAGAGTCAAATGACATCTTGTCTGACGGATTGTTCAACATGGGTCTTATCTATAAAGACAAGCTGGAGGATTATCCGGCAGCACAAAGAACTTTCTCTCGTCTTTACACCCAATTCCCTCAATTTGGTCAGCTGGATGTGGCTTACTACAATCTTTATCTTATGAATTTAAGATTGAACAAGGTTTCTGAGACGGCTTTCTACAAGGAAAAACTGATGAAGGAGTTTCCTCAAAGCAAGTACTCAATGACGGTGGGCGACCCAGATTATGCCTACAATATGACGCATGGCAAACATCTGGAAGATTCTCTTTATGCAGAAACTTACGCTGCTTACCAACAAGGAAACTTTACTAAGGTCAAAAACAACTATGAAACAGCTCGCACTAAATATGCAATGGGGCAACATATGCCAAAGTTCATGTTCCTGAATGCCATCGGACAGTTACAGAGTGGGGAACAGAAGGAATTCATGGCCTCGTTGAAGGAGATTGTGGAGAAATATCCGAAGAATGAGATTACTGATTTGGCGGCAAACATAGTCAAAGGATTGCAGGAAGGTCGTCTGCTGGCGAAAGGAAGTACCTCATTCGGATCTATCTGGGAACGAAGAAAGAGCCAGATAGGAGAGGGGATCGCTGCGGCCGACACCATGTTGCCGAAATTTACGGCGGAAAGAAATACGCCATTCATCTTTATTCTGGCTTACGAGGAGGGAAAGGTAAACGAAAATCTATTGTTGTATGAGATGGCACGCTATAACTTCTCAAACTTTATTGTGAAGAACTTTGATCTCTCTTTCGTGAAAGAACAGGGCATTGGAATGCTTCAGGTGAAGGAATTTACCAATTTCGATGAGGCTTACTATTATATCAGACTGTTGTATAAGGATAAGGAGATGGCAAAGAAGCTAAGCGGAATGAGAGCGGTGATTATTTCAAAGCAGAATTATGATCTGTTATCAAAATATTACAGCTTTGACGATTATCAGGAGTTCTATCAGAAAAACTTCTCAGGTATTCCGGAACTGAACATCAAGGGATACACCCTCGATGAACCGGTCTTCGAAGAGAATAACAATACCGAGGAAGAACAAGAATAA
- a CDS encoding RagB/SusD family nutrient uptake outer membrane protein, protein MKKLSILLLAGACSFTACDIERMPYGSMAAETIVSNPQGSLESLLNGCYAQMKTWSDVMHRCGEYAGDNIMIRGTSTDAFYEFISYSRTPNNYRLQSFWDNGYKVIAQSSNIIKMIEEGQSAEVDNKLGECYFLRGMMYFYLTRAYGRPYYQSPETNLGVPIVNGTPEDMVNLSLPDRSSVKACYEQAINDLKKAESMMTINNGPSYASKEAAQALLSRVYLYMSGTYESPNTTYAQLAVDYATKVINSNTYGLLDRETFMGYNTIVPEDNKESIFVIKRVASEFSGYDHYYGIGGMYSNIGGMGWGEMYASGKYLALLDETGRNDWYNNKIVDARAKFIEPQYTETRDEVFRFIKDVYNTSNVQTGYNYVQASVTKDGNTVTCKEGDKSYTLTPVDAEQGIYSINYSDGKTYTGVLDQRMQLNRVYPMFYIVKCSREGEDSQLHSPVISRLGEIYLNRAEAYAKLGKYAEAKSDLNIIRERSLPGKGYASLDATNAAERIDKERQLELAYQAERSYDVFRNGKSLTRHYPGPHKPMEDVAATDYRVVYYIPQNAINAYPGTLTQNPTK, encoded by the coding sequence ATGAAAAAACTAAGTATACTGCTTCTGGCAGGCGCATGCTCCTTTACAGCTTGCGATATAGAACGAATGCCCTATGGATCAATGGCAGCTGAAACAATTGTTTCCAATCCTCAAGGGTCGCTTGAATCATTATTAAATGGTTGTTATGCACAGATGAAGACATGGTCGGACGTGATGCACCGGTGTGGTGAATACGCAGGAGACAACATAATGATCCGTGGTACATCTACTGATGCATTCTATGAATTTATCTCATATTCACGCACCCCTAATAACTACCGTTTGCAATCTTTCTGGGACAACGGCTACAAGGTGATTGCTCAATCATCCAACATCATCAAGATGATTGAAGAAGGACAGAGTGCAGAAGTTGACAATAAGTTGGGAGAGTGCTACTTCCTGCGTGGAATGATGTACTTTTACCTTACTCGTGCATATGGTCGTCCTTACTATCAAAGTCCGGAAACAAATCTGGGAGTGCCCATCGTGAATGGAACTCCGGAAGATATGGTGAATCTTTCATTGCCCGACCGTTCGAGTGTAAAGGCATGTTACGAACAGGCCATCAATGACCTGAAAAAAGCTGAGTCGATGATGACGATAAATAATGGTCCATCTTACGCTTCGAAAGAAGCTGCCCAGGCTTTGCTCTCACGCGTTTATCTCTATATGAGTGGTACTTATGAGTCTCCTAATACGACTTATGCCCAACTGGCAGTGGACTATGCAACAAAGGTGATCAATTCAAATACTTATGGGTTACTTGATCGTGAAACATTCATGGGATACAATACCATTGTTCCTGAAGATAACAAGGAATCCATTTTCGTTATCAAACGTGTAGCTTCTGAATTCTCTGGTTATGATCATTACTACGGTATCGGCGGTATGTATTCAAATATTGGTGGCATGGGCTGGGGCGAAATGTACGCAAGTGGCAAGTATCTTGCTTTACTTGACGAAACCGGACGCAACGATTGGTATAACAATAAGATTGTTGATGCTCGTGCCAAGTTTATTGAACCGCAATATACCGAAACAAGAGATGAAGTGTTCCGCTTTATAAAAGACGTATATAATACCAGCAACGTGCAGACCGGTTACAACTATGTGCAGGCTTCTGTAACAAAAGATGGTAATACGGTTACTTGCAAAGAGGGCGATAAAAGTTATACGCTGACTCCTGTGGATGCTGAACAGGGTATTTACTCCATTAATTATTCTGATGGTAAAACTTATACTGGTGTGCTCGATCAAAGAATGCAGCTCAACCGTGTTTACCCAATGTTCTACATTGTTAAATGCTCACGTGAAGGGGAAGATTCGCAGCTTCACTCACCGGTAATTTCCCGTTTGGGTGAAATCTATCTGAATCGTGCAGAAGCATATGCAAAATTGGGTAAATATGCTGAGGCCAAGAGTGACTTGAACATTATACGCGAACGTTCACTTCCTGGCAAGGGATATGCCTCTTTGGATGCAACCAATGCAGCGGAAAGAATAGATAAAGAACGTCAGCTGGAGCTGGCTTATCAGGCTGAACGTAGTTATGATGTATTCCGTAACGGAAAATCATTGACTCGTCATTATCCTGGTCCGCACAAACCAATGGAAGATGTTGCTGCTACAGACTACCGTGTTGTTTATTATATTCCTCAGAATGCAATAAATGCTTATCCCGGTACGCTGACTCAGAATCCTACAAAATAA